A region of Thermobifida halotolerans DNA encodes the following proteins:
- a CDS encoding YciI family protein, translating to MLMICGDESYSAEPAASSSLPGCESWQSEMKRRGILLSSAGLRPTSDATTVRVRDGETLIVDGPFAETKEQIGGFSLIECADLDEALEVASKHPAARFGTVEVRPIWES from the coding sequence ATGCTGATGATCTGCGGCGACGAGTCCTACTCCGCGGAACCCGCGGCCTCCTCCTCCCTGCCGGGGTGCGAGTCCTGGCAGAGCGAGATGAAGCGCAGGGGGATCCTGCTGAGCAGCGCGGGTCTGCGGCCGACCAGCGACGCCACGACCGTACGGGTGCGCGACGGCGAGACGCTGATCGTCGACGGACCGTTCGCCGAGACGAAGGAGCAGATCGGCGGGTTCAGCCTGATCGAGTGCGCCGACCTCGACGAGGCCCTCGAGGTGGCCTCGAAGCATCCCGCCGCGAGGTTCGGGACGGTCGAGGTGAGGCCGATCTGGGAATCGTGA
- a CDS encoding alpha/beta fold hydrolase translates to MNTVRSKDGTPIAFDRLGEGPPVILVGGALNDRRSVMPLAELLAPHFTVFAYDRRGRGDSGDTRPYEVEREIEDLQSLITEAGGSACVFANCSGAILALEAAASGLAITKLALYEPSYVVDDTRPPIGKDYAERLAALVESGDLGGAVELFMREAADLPAEFVAKVRQGEAWPMLEALAPSLVYDAAVLGDSSLPTERVASVAVPTLVFDGDSSPEWGRNTVRAVVETLPNASHLTLEGQNHNLVAEAVAPALVRFLAG, encoded by the coding sequence ATGAACACAGTTCGTTCCAAGGACGGGACCCCCATCGCCTTCGACCGCCTGGGGGAGGGGCCCCCGGTCATCCTGGTGGGGGGCGCGCTGAACGACCGGCGGTCCGTCATGCCGCTGGCGGAGCTCCTGGCGCCGCACTTCACGGTGTTCGCCTACGACCGCCGAGGGCGGGGGGACAGCGGCGACACCAGGCCGTACGAGGTCGAGCGCGAGATCGAGGACCTCCAGTCCCTCATCACCGAGGCGGGAGGATCGGCCTGCGTGTTCGCGAACTGCTCCGGAGCGATCCTGGCGCTGGAGGCCGCGGCCAGCGGGCTCGCCATCACGAAGCTGGCGCTGTACGAGCCGTCGTACGTCGTCGACGACACCCGTCCCCCGATCGGGAAGGACTACGCCGAGCGGCTCGCCGCGCTGGTGGAGTCCGGGGACCTCGGCGGCGCCGTCGAACTCTTCATGAGGGAGGCGGCGGACCTGCCGGCCGAGTTCGTCGCCAAGGTGCGCCAGGGAGAGGCCTGGCCGATGCTCGAGGCGCTGGCGCCCTCGCTCGTCTACGACGCCGCGGTCCTGGGGGACAGTTCGCTGCCGACCGAGCGGGTGGCCTCCGTGGCGGTCCCCACCCTGGTGTTCGACGGGGACAGCAGCCCCGAGTGGGGGCGCAACACGGTGCGGGCGGTCGTGGAGACACTGCCCAACGCGTCCCACCTGACGTTGGAGGGGCAGAACCACAACCTGGTCGCGGAGGCCGTCGCTCCGGCGCTGGTGCGGTTCCTCGCCGGGTGA
- a CDS encoding methyltransferase, translating into MSDADDLNGLLRRKIMGFVVSQAIISVTRLRVVEHLGEEALEVRELARRVGADPDALHRFLRLLVAEGLFVEQPPGVFATTPLGALLHEDVPGSLRHFAALMDNEAYQAWSAALHSLRTGEPAFDVVFGKPMFDWLGERPDASSAFNAAQAGLVTLRLLPLVERDWSGVGTVVDVGGGNGRLLGALLSRHEHLRGVLFDLPHVVREAERSVGGPRDRLRVVGGDFFSAVPSGGDVYVLAQILHDWDDDRAVRILRRCAEAMTPDSRLLILEQVVPEGPQPHPAKMLDLHMLVLLGGRERTESEWGRLLERGGFRVAAIDRSARSSLIEARPTGG; encoded by the coding sequence ATGTCTGACGCCGACGACCTGAACGGCCTGCTGCGCCGCAAGATCATGGGGTTCGTCGTCTCCCAGGCGATCATCTCCGTCACCCGGCTGCGCGTCGTCGAGCATCTCGGCGAGGAGGCCCTCGAGGTGCGGGAGCTGGCGCGGCGCGTCGGGGCGGACCCCGACGCCCTCCACCGGTTCCTGCGCCTCCTCGTCGCCGAGGGGCTCTTCGTCGAGCAGCCGCCCGGCGTCTTCGCGACCACTCCGCTGGGCGCGCTGCTGCACGAGGACGTCCCCGGATCGCTGCGGCACTTCGCCGCGCTGATGGACAACGAGGCCTACCAGGCCTGGTCGGCGGCCCTGCACTCGCTGCGCACCGGCGAGCCGGCGTTCGACGTCGTGTTCGGGAAGCCGATGTTCGACTGGCTGGGCGAGCGGCCCGACGCCTCGTCCGCCTTCAACGCGGCCCAGGCGGGCCTGGTGACCCTGCGCCTGCTGCCCCTGGTGGAGCGGGACTGGAGCGGGGTGGGCACGGTCGTCGACGTGGGCGGCGGCAACGGACGTCTGCTGGGGGCGCTGCTGTCGCGGCACGAGCACCTGCGCGGCGTCCTGTTCGACCTGCCGCACGTGGTGCGGGAGGCCGAACGCTCCGTGGGCGGGCCGCGGGACCGCCTCCGCGTGGTCGGCGGCGACTTCTTCTCCGCGGTCCCCTCCGGTGGCGACGTCTACGTGCTCGCCCAGATCCTGCACGACTGGGACGACGACAGGGCGGTGCGGATCCTGCGGCGGTGCGCCGAGGCCATGACGCCCGACTCCCGGCTGCTCATCCTGGAACAGGTCGTCCCCGAAGGACCGCAGCCCCACCCGGCGAAGATGCTCGACCTGCACATGCTCGTCCTGCTCGGTGGGCGCGAACGCACCGAGAGCGAGTGGGGCCGGCTGCTGGAGAGGGGAGGTTTCCGGGTGGCGGCGATCGACCGCTCGGCGCGCTCGTCCCTGATCGAGGCGCGCCCGACGGGCGGCTGA